One Legionella hackeliae DNA segment encodes these proteins:
- the radC gene encoding RadC family protein, translating to MAQSQVLPQSFRVREKLLSHGAHMLSDAELLAVLISSGNRKKSCMQLALDLIKQLGDLRAILNADPKTFNQVDGLGMVGYVQLQAAREICRRSDFISLQKETQLTNSQQTHTYLKRQLRDQKNEIFVALFLDSQHRVLAYEELFRGTINATNIYPRPIIDRIFKLNAAAVILAHNHPSGIADASPADIAVTTRLSHALELIDVRLLDHLIIGDNEVYSIINSIKWPCH from the coding sequence ATGGCGCAATCTCAAGTCTTGCCGCAATCATTTCGCGTGCGTGAAAAATTATTATCTCATGGTGCCCACATGCTTTCTGATGCTGAATTATTAGCTGTCCTTATCAGCTCAGGGAACAGGAAAAAATCGTGTATGCAGCTTGCGTTGGATTTAATTAAACAATTGGGTGATTTACGCGCTATTCTAAATGCCGATCCAAAAACTTTTAATCAAGTTGACGGACTGGGCATGGTAGGTTATGTACAACTGCAAGCGGCACGAGAAATTTGTCGGCGCAGTGATTTTATTAGCTTGCAAAAAGAAACTCAGCTAACGAACTCTCAGCAAACACACACCTATCTTAAACGGCAGTTAAGAGATCAAAAAAATGAAATCTTTGTGGCTCTATTTTTAGACAGTCAGCATCGTGTATTAGCTTATGAAGAATTATTTCGGGGAACAATCAATGCAACGAATATCTATCCTCGTCCTATTATTGACAGAATTTTTAAGCTAAATGCGGCGGCTGTGATTCTTGCCCACAATCATCCCTCAGGAATTGCAGATGCTAGTCCTGCTGATATAGCAGTAACCACCCGTTTAAGTCATGCTCTGGAACTAATTGATGTTCGTTTGCTTGATCATTTGATCATTGGTGATAATGAAGTTTATTCAATCATCAATAGTATTAAATGGCCTTGCCACTAA
- the coaBC gene encoding bifunctional phosphopantothenoylcysteine decarboxylase/phosphopantothenate--cysteine ligase CoaBC, with amino-acid sequence MQDLANKKIVLGVCGGIAAYKTAYLVRELTNLGVDVRVVMTASAQQFISPLTFQALSGNDVRTTLFDEQAERAMGHIELARWADYLLIAPASANCLAKMANGLADDLLSTLYLVTEAPVIICPAMNRSMWRHPATQANCTLLKARGVIIVGPEEGSQACGEEGLGRLSETQAIINALRCYEINQCLVGKTLLITAGPTREAIDPVRYLSNHSSGKMGYALAEAAVLAGAKVVLVTGPTGLTPPAGVEVHRVESAKDMYSAVMANLQNDMIFIGTAAVADYSMASPTNEKIKKESGKELTLKLIRNPDILSSVAQSGKASYVVGFAAETNDVIQHAQKKLKTKKIDMIIANQVGGGLGFGSDYNQVTVLTKDKQIELPYIHKARLAGRMIAILAATIQNEALSKVEE; translated from the coding sequence ATGCAAGATTTGGCAAATAAAAAAATTGTATTAGGTGTTTGTGGCGGTATTGCTGCTTATAAGACTGCCTATTTAGTGCGGGAGTTGACCAATCTGGGTGTGGATGTACGCGTTGTAATGACTGCCTCTGCCCAACAGTTTATTTCACCCCTGACTTTCCAGGCGTTAAGCGGTAATGATGTACGAACAACATTGTTTGATGAACAAGCCGAACGTGCAATGGGACATATTGAGTTAGCGCGTTGGGCAGATTATCTTCTTATTGCTCCAGCCTCAGCTAATTGTTTGGCGAAAATGGCTAATGGTTTAGCCGATGACTTACTATCCACGCTTTATCTAGTCACAGAGGCTCCCGTTATTATTTGTCCTGCAATGAATCGCTCAATGTGGAGGCATCCTGCAACGCAAGCCAATTGCACTTTATTAAAAGCGCGGGGAGTGATTATTGTTGGGCCTGAAGAAGGTTCACAAGCGTGTGGTGAAGAGGGATTGGGACGCTTGAGCGAAACCCAAGCCATAATAAATGCATTGCGATGCTATGAAATTAATCAATGCCTGGTGGGGAAGACGTTATTAATTACAGCAGGCCCCACACGAGAAGCCATTGACCCAGTCCGTTATTTAAGTAATCACAGTTCTGGAAAGATGGGTTATGCTTTGGCCGAGGCTGCAGTTTTAGCTGGAGCAAAGGTTGTTCTGGTGACAGGTCCTACTGGTTTAACTCCCCCTGCTGGTGTTGAAGTACACCGCGTTGAATCCGCTAAAGATATGTATAGCGCGGTGATGGCAAATTTACAGAACGATATGATTTTTATCGGTACCGCGGCAGTGGCAGATTACTCAATGGCCTCTCCAACAAATGAGAAAATAAAAAAAGAGTCGGGTAAAGAGTTAACGCTTAAATTAATACGAAACCCAGATATTCTTTCCAGTGTTGCTCAAAGCGGGAAAGCATCGTATGTGGTTGGATTTGCCGCGGAAACCAATGATGTTATTCAACATGCACAAAAGAAGTTAAAAACCAAGAAAATTGATATGATTATTGCTAATCAAGTCGGTGGTGGCTTAGGTTTTGGTAGCGACTATAACCAAGTTACAGTATTAACAAAAGATAAACAAATAGAACTCCCATATATCCATAAAGCGCGACTTGCAGGACGAATGATTGCAATCCTGGCAGCAACTATTCAAAATGAAGCACTGTCTAAGGTAGAGGAATAA
- the dut gene encoding dUTP diphosphatase, with product MKKVIQLKILDPRVGSSIELPHYATPGSAGLDLRVCIDKPLQIASQETVLLPTGIAIYIEDPNLAGVILPRSGLGHKHGIVLGNLVGLIDSDYQGELKISCWNRNQEHFTVNPGDRIAQLVFLPIVHPEFKIVESFTESSRGADGFGSSGRA from the coding sequence ATGAAAAAGGTGATTCAATTAAAAATTTTAGATCCACGAGTAGGTAGTAGTATTGAGCTGCCACATTATGCGACCCCAGGTTCAGCGGGTCTTGATCTGCGCGTATGTATTGATAAACCTTTACAAATCGCCTCTCAAGAGACAGTGTTATTACCCACTGGAATAGCGATCTATATTGAAGATCCAAATTTGGCAGGGGTGATTTTACCACGTTCTGGTTTAGGACATAAGCATGGGATTGTCCTGGGGAATTTGGTGGGCTTGATTGATTCTGATTATCAAGGTGAGCTTAAGATTTCCTGTTGGAATCGGAATCAGGAGCATTTTACAGTCAATCCAGGTGATCGTATTGCGCAATTAGTCTTTCTCCCAATAGTGCATCCAGAGTTTAAAATTGTTGAATCGTTTACTGAGAGTAGTCGTGGGGCGGATGGATTTGGTAGTTCAGGGAGAGCGTAG
- a CDS encoding phosphomannomutase/phosphoglucomutase: protein MVYQQKQVERSVFRAYDIRGIIGKQLDKDAFYSIGLAISCRLHELKRNKIFVARDGRLTSEMLAKALLQGLLDSGINVIDLGAVATPVMYFATHSQEVDSGLMVTGSHNPANYNGIKIVLAGKTLVQSDIHHLYDLVVAGTRLRGAGEYQQFDIMPAYKKRIVNDIKLKRPMKVVVDCGNGIGGPIIPPVIQALGCEVIPLYCDVDGNFPNHHPDPSVESNLKGLKQAVLDHQADLGIAFDGDADRLGVVTNEGEVIWPDRLLMLYARHLLEKNKGATIVFDVKCSSHLGAVIQESGGVGKMCPTGHSIVKAVMKEEKAALAGEMSGHLFFKDRWYGFDDALYSACRLLEILSLNPLAVSKQFAAIPNSINTPEIKIPIAEEQKFGFMQRFCEQAYFPNAQIITIDGLRVEFAEGWGLLRASNTTPCLVARFEAKDKTSLEHIQTLFREQLHSLDKNLVLSF, encoded by the coding sequence GTGGTTTATCAGCAAAAACAGGTCGAACGTTCTGTTTTCAGAGCCTATGATATTCGTGGAATTATTGGCAAACAACTGGATAAAGATGCTTTTTATAGTATTGGTCTTGCCATTAGCTGTCGTCTGCATGAGTTAAAACGTAACAAGATTTTTGTAGCTAGAGATGGCCGATTGACCAGTGAAATGTTGGCAAAAGCATTGCTGCAAGGTCTGCTTGATAGTGGTATTAATGTAATTGATTTAGGTGCTGTCGCAACACCAGTCATGTATTTTGCAACTCATTCGCAAGAGGTAGATAGTGGTTTAATGGTAACAGGCAGCCACAACCCTGCAAATTATAATGGCATAAAAATTGTCCTTGCCGGAAAAACATTAGTGCAGTCAGATATCCATCATCTTTATGATTTGGTAGTGGCGGGTACAAGACTTCGTGGGGCAGGCGAGTACCAACAATTTGATATCATGCCTGCTTACAAAAAGCGAATTGTTAATGATATTAAGCTCAAACGTCCTATGAAAGTGGTTGTTGATTGTGGGAATGGTATTGGTGGTCCAATTATTCCCCCAGTCATTCAAGCATTAGGATGTGAAGTGATTCCTCTTTATTGCGATGTCGATGGAAACTTTCCTAATCATCACCCTGATCCCAGTGTTGAATCGAATTTAAAGGGCCTAAAGCAAGCTGTACTGGACCATCAAGCCGATCTTGGTATTGCCTTTGATGGTGATGCAGATCGTTTGGGTGTTGTCACTAATGAAGGCGAAGTAATTTGGCCTGATCGATTATTGATGCTCTACGCTCGCCATCTTTTAGAAAAAAATAAAGGAGCTACAATTGTTTTTGATGTGAAATGCTCAAGTCACTTAGGAGCTGTTATCCAAGAGTCAGGTGGTGTAGGAAAAATGTGTCCTACCGGACATTCTATTGTTAAAGCGGTGATGAAAGAAGAAAAGGCCGCGTTAGCTGGTGAAATGAGTGGCCATCTTTTTTTTAAAGATAGATGGTATGGTTTTGATGATGCGCTTTATAGTGCTTGTCGTTTACTCGAAATTTTAAGTTTAAATCCTTTGGCGGTTAGCAAGCAATTTGCCGCAATTCCGAATAGCATTAATACCCCTGAAATCAAAATTCCTATCGCAGAGGAGCAAAAATTTGGTTTCATGCAGCGTTTTTGTGAACAGGCGTATTTTCCGAATGCTCAAATCATAACAATTGATGGTTTAAGGGTAGAATTTGCAGAAGGTTGGGGGCTTTTACGGGCGTCCAATACCACTCCTTGTTTGGTTGCACGCTTTGAGGCCAAGGATAAAACAAGTCTTGAACATATTCAGACACTATTTAGAGAGCAATTGCATAGTTTAGACAAAAATTTAGTGCTTTCATTTTAA
- the ankY gene encoding Dot/Icm T4SS effector AnkY/LegA9 yields the protein MKDAIVIYANCHNSSAKGDFAFAGALAKDIVRELHKEALDIEVILVSTLDGMSRYQSLYGKPVDGKISIEGETVGLSSLELFDAVKYKVVGFIEANRCKYAPAELVKKILSPDSKFLFVGNVNQHAISGLFSQTLYLLQLEKGQPNLYQYFDCLDIFMGTAGPGKGRIGLPGITKSEDLPALTFKEKALLPTTAYGFMYASAIDLKDDSKLISQYIKLTGFSDYVLVGNFSTQKYDIKYAFDNDKTLISSQKFPQITYYDSLQNGVMRRMASQASSNLVLSTGSLSTLEVLHDGKLPFYQRYSESFTLNDEFVASWAIAVKSMVADDTSLFGAMPDLIIELSDLLFAYKPLSKQQMERTNDLLSMSSVSSRLISYNQDIVERANGRIAPQLLSFIGAPKRTQEHVQLARVCDSLRKSSETGSPVHGQALRRAAAWGRLFELKVLIASMSSNELNSQDLANERAALHWAVKQSNSDCARALIDAGAAVDIQDKEGKTPLHEAVINRDNTMIQLLIESGASVDICDVNSKSPIDCADHLTQTFISSCMSPCSKKRTTVGNSSSSLEL from the coding sequence ATGAAAGACGCAATCGTTATCTACGCCAATTGTCATAATAGTTCAGCAAAAGGTGATTTCGCATTTGCTGGTGCACTTGCCAAGGATATAGTTCGAGAGCTTCACAAAGAAGCATTGGATATTGAGGTAATTTTGGTGAGTACCCTTGACGGTATGTCTCGATATCAAAGTCTTTATGGTAAACCTGTGGATGGAAAAATTTCCATAGAAGGAGAAACAGTAGGACTTTCCAGTTTGGAGTTATTTGATGCTGTTAAGTACAAGGTAGTAGGATTTATTGAAGCAAACCGTTGTAAATATGCTCCAGCTGAACTGGTAAAAAAGATACTTTCTCCCGATAGTAAATTTTTGTTTGTCGGTAATGTTAACCAACATGCTATATCAGGCCTATTTTCCCAAACTTTATATCTTCTGCAACTAGAAAAGGGTCAACCCAATTTATATCAGTATTTCGATTGTCTGGATATTTTTATGGGCACTGCAGGACCTGGGAAAGGGAGAATAGGATTACCAGGCATTACTAAATCAGAGGATTTACCGGCCCTAACTTTTAAAGAAAAGGCATTATTGCCCACAACTGCCTATGGTTTTATGTATGCATCCGCTATCGACTTAAAAGACGATAGTAAATTGATTTCTCAGTATATTAAGCTCACTGGTTTTTCAGACTATGTCCTAGTCGGTAATTTCTCTACCCAAAAATATGATATTAAATATGCATTTGACAATGATAAGACATTAATAAGCTCGCAAAAATTTCCGCAAATTACTTATTATGATTCCCTACAAAATGGAGTTATGCGAAGGATGGCATCCCAAGCGTCAAGTAACCTGGTCTTATCAACAGGATCCTTAAGTACGCTTGAGGTTCTTCATGATGGAAAACTTCCCTTTTATCAACGCTATTCAGAAAGTTTTACTCTCAATGATGAGTTTGTTGCATCTTGGGCTATTGCGGTTAAATCAATGGTCGCTGACGATACCTCATTATTTGGTGCTATGCCAGATTTAATTATAGAATTATCCGACTTACTTTTCGCCTACAAGCCACTTAGCAAACAACAGATGGAAAGAACCAATGATCTTCTGAGCATGTCATCTGTTAGTTCGCGCTTAATTAGCTATAATCAAGACATTGTCGAGAGAGCTAATGGCAGGATAGCACCACAGTTGCTGAGTTTTATTGGAGCGCCTAAAAGAACTCAAGAGCATGTTCAGTTGGCAAGAGTTTGTGATTCTTTGCGAAAATCTAGCGAAACGGGAAGTCCTGTTCATGGCCAGGCATTACGACGAGCAGCCGCTTGGGGGCGTTTATTCGAACTGAAAGTATTAATCGCATCAATGTCATCCAATGAGTTGAACTCACAAGATCTTGCTAATGAGCGAGCAGCCTTACATTGGGCTGTGAAACAAAGCAATTCTGATTGTGCTCGTGCTTTAATTGATGCTGGCGCTGCAGTCGATATTCAAGATAAAGAGGGGAAAACCCCTTTGCATGAAGCTGTTATAAATAGGGATAATACCATGATTCAATTATTAATTGAGTCAGGTGCTTCCGTTGATATTTGCGATGTTAACTCAAAAAGTCCCATCGATTGTGCAGACCATTTGACGCAAACCTTTATAAGTTCTTGTATGAGTCCTTGTTCTAAGAAACGCACCACTGTTGGGAATTCTTCTTCTTCTCTTGAGCTATAA
- a CDS encoding tetratricopeptide repeat protein, which produces MSSNIETLFAEAYLLQRQNQLSEAITLYEKLLAMEPRHVQTLHFLGLAYAQLGDIDTALHFLHNALDLEPDNANLHNNLGNAYKKKQQLNKAIAHYQKAIALTPQYAQAHHNLATVYAAQNNYLKALEHYRLAVHAEPDFAAAHFNLGLLLLQNKELTAAKTQFKNVLALHQDHLEANFYLGVLNLEENLLDEAEQSFQKVLQEDNHHIEALTNLGVIALKREQGQLAIDYFTKALAFDNNHLEARNNLAGTFMHHDRFENALMHYDVLLQQDPKNCEYLYNSGVAQMALGHLSEAINHFEDILQQDPHHFAALNNLAAIYIRLEDKDKAKALLELAVATNPHDSASQHMLSALSNNELNPKASPEYATNLFNNYALYYDQHMTGPLAYALPQHIGRIIHQLNLYNVKHALDLGCGTGLSGVAMREVSKHLTGVDLSAKMLAQAKRKFIYDKLVEAELLQFLDQTQQKYDLIVAADVLPYFGELDSLFGALTQRLGVKGYLIFTVEISEDKPYYLQPTARFCHKPHYIKALANKYCLEVIQQEKVNARQQNQQVLEEMLFVMQKQENQ; this is translated from the coding sequence ATGAGTTCAAATATAGAAACGTTATTTGCTGAAGCGTATTTGTTACAGCGGCAAAATCAATTATCTGAAGCAATTACACTTTATGAAAAACTTCTAGCCATGGAACCTCGGCATGTGCAAACACTTCATTTTCTTGGCTTAGCCTACGCTCAGCTTGGAGATATTGATACTGCACTTCACTTTCTGCATAACGCGTTGGATTTAGAGCCTGATAATGCCAATCTTCATAATAATCTTGGAAATGCTTATAAAAAAAAGCAACAGTTGAATAAAGCGATTGCTCATTACCAAAAAGCAATTGCGCTCACTCCTCAGTATGCGCAAGCACACCATAACTTGGCAACAGTATACGCGGCACAAAACAATTATCTTAAAGCACTTGAGCATTATCGATTAGCCGTACATGCCGAACCTGATTTTGCAGCAGCGCATTTTAATTTAGGACTATTATTGTTACAAAATAAAGAACTAACTGCCGCAAAAACCCAATTTAAAAATGTTCTGGCGTTACATCAAGATCATCTTGAAGCCAATTTTTATTTGGGTGTATTGAACCTTGAAGAGAATTTGCTGGATGAGGCTGAACAATCGTTTCAAAAGGTTTTGCAGGAAGATAACCATCATATTGAAGCACTTACTAACTTGGGCGTGATTGCTCTTAAACGTGAACAAGGGCAATTGGCTATCGATTATTTCACCAAAGCATTGGCCTTTGACAATAATCATCTCGAAGCCCGTAATAATCTAGCAGGTACTTTTATGCATCATGATCGCTTTGAAAATGCGTTAATGCACTATGACGTTCTCCTCCAACAAGACCCCAAAAATTGTGAATATTTATACAACTCTGGTGTTGCACAAATGGCACTCGGCCACTTAAGTGAAGCTATCAATCATTTCGAAGATATTCTGCAACAAGATCCTCACCATTTTGCTGCCCTAAACAATTTAGCAGCCATTTACATTCGCCTTGAAGATAAAGACAAGGCGAAGGCATTACTGGAGTTAGCAGTCGCCACCAATCCACACGACAGTGCAAGCCAACATATGTTAAGTGCATTAAGTAATAACGAATTAAACCCTAAAGCATCCCCTGAATATGCAACCAATTTATTTAATAATTATGCCTTATATTATGATCAGCATATGACAGGCCCCTTAGCCTACGCACTGCCGCAACATATTGGCCGTATCATTCATCAACTTAACCTGTATAACGTCAAGCATGCACTTGATTTAGGTTGTGGAACTGGTTTAAGTGGTGTTGCCATGCGAGAGGTGAGCAAACACTTAACAGGGGTTGATCTCTCCGCCAAAATGCTCGCCCAAGCTAAAAGGAAATTTATTTATGACAAATTGGTTGAGGCCGAATTGTTGCAATTTCTCGATCAAACACAGCAAAAGTATGACTTGATAGTTGCGGCAGATGTCCTTCCTTATTTTGGAGAACTGGATAGTCTTTTTGGGGCACTTACGCAACGCTTAGGCGTCAAGGGATATTTGATCTTCACCGTAGAGATTAGCGAGGACAAACCGTATTATTTACAACCCACCGCACGTTTTTGCCATAAGCCACATTATATTAAAGCATTGGCCAACAAATATTGCCTTGAAGTCATTCAGCAAGAAAAGGTAAACGCTCGCCAACAAAATCAGCAAGTCCTTGAAGAAATGTTATTTGTTATGCAAAAACAAGAAAACCAATAA
- a CDS encoding GNAT family N-acetyltransferase, whose amino-acid sequence MTNIRVCSFDELSKEALYEILALRSDVFIVEQQCFYQDLDFKDQDAQHLLMYDQGKLIAYARILAYGDEGMSFGRLVTAASHRGLGLGKQLMDCILSYLKTHHSTQPVIITAQNYLRHFYGTYGFIAEGEPFDMDGLPHVRMVKSP is encoded by the coding sequence ATGACTAATATACGAGTATGTTCTTTTGATGAATTGAGCAAGGAAGCACTGTATGAAATTTTAGCCTTGCGTAGTGATGTTTTTATTGTAGAGCAGCAATGTTTTTATCAAGATTTAGATTTTAAAGATCAAGATGCTCAGCACCTTTTGATGTATGACCAGGGTAAATTGATTGCCTATGCTCGCATTTTAGCGTATGGCGATGAAGGTATGAGTTTCGGTCGCCTGGTGACAGCAGCGTCTCATCGCGGCCTTGGACTCGGCAAGCAACTCATGGATTGTATTTTAAGTTACTTAAAGACCCATCATTCTACTCAACCTGTGATAATCACGGCTCAAAATTACCTACGCCATTTCTATGGAACTTATGGTTTTATTGCAGAGGGTGAACCTTTTGACATGGATGGCCTACCCCATGTTCGAATGGTTAAAAGCCCATGA